The Triticum aestivum cultivar Chinese Spring chromosome 3A, IWGSC CS RefSeq v2.1, whole genome shotgun sequence genome includes a region encoding these proteins:
- the LOC123060798 gene encoding bark storage protein A — MGGVRQQLMAAVLVAVALMATAAEGYITQKTWGAIRRANRAGPFVGLVVPNTYEMVPVLESPSFVASKSIPNMDIQGRRFRFGTIEGQSVVIVMTGLSMLNAGLTTQMLLSLFRVKGIVHWGIAGNANEDLQIGDVTIPEYWAHVSLWNWQRFGDGKDNELPLEAAGDYTREYGFLNFSDYTVGQSNPALSANQLNSIWYQPEEIFPKSGEPEERQHAFWVPASKRYYALAAKLEGMELPACVNATTCLPRAPRVTRVSKGCSANVFLDNAEYRQFLRKQFECTPVEMESAAVALVAHTQGVPFLTIRSLSYLAGGGSALGNEASTFIDIAAKNAVEVMLKFVPLLGKGGDEMEDGAAADM, encoded by the exons ATGGGTGGTGTTCGGCAGCAGCTCATGGCCGCCGTCCTCGTGGCGGTGGCgctgatggccacggcggcggagGGGTACATCACTCAGAAGACATGGGGCGCCATCCGCCGGGCGAACCGCGCCGGGCCGTTCGTCGGCCTCGTCGTGCCCAACAC ATACGAGATGGTCCCCGTGCTCGAGTCGCCCAGCTTCGTGGCCAGCAAGAGCATCCCTAACATGGACATCCAAG GGCGAAGGTTTCGCTTCGGAACCATCGAAGGCCAAAGCGTCGTCATCGTCATGACTGGACTGAGCATG CTCAACGCTGGTCTGACCACCCAGATGCTGCTGAGCCTGTTCCGGGTGAAGGGCATCGTCCACTGGGGCATCGCTGGCAACGCCAACGAGGACCTCCAGATCGGCGACGTCACCATCCCCGAATACTGGGCCCACGTTTCCCTCTGGAACTGGCAG CGGTTCGGCGACGGCAAGGATAACGAGCTACCGCTGGAGGCCGCCGGCGACTACACCCGGGAGTACGGCTTCCTCAACTTCTCCGACTACACCGTGGGGCAGAGCAACCCGGCGCTATCCGCCAACCAGCTCAACAGCATCTGGTACCAGCCGGAGGAGATCTTCCCCAAGTCCGGCGAGCCCGAGGAGCGGCAGCACGCGTTCTGGGTGCCCGCCAGCAAGCGGTACTACGCGCTGGCGGCGAAACTGGAGGGCATGGAGCTGCCGGCGTGCGTGAACGCGACGACGTGCCTGCCCCGCGCGCCGCGGGTCACCCGGGTCAGCAAGGGCTGCAGCGCCAACGTGTTCCTGGACAACGCCGAGTACCGCCAGTTCCTCCGCAAGCAGTTCGAGTGCACCCCCGTGGAGATGGAGAGCGCCGCCGTGGCCCTCGTGGCGCACACGCAGGGGGTGCCGTTCCTCACCATCCGCTCGCTCTCCTACCTGGCCGGGGGAGGCTCCGCGCTCGGGAACGAGGCCAGCACCTTCATCGACATCGCCGCCAAGAACGCCGTCGAAGTCATGCTCAAGTTCGTGCCGCTGCTCGGGAAGGGCGGCGACGAGATGGAGGACGGCGCGGCCGCGGACATGTGA